In Streptomyces sp. NBC_00433, a single genomic region encodes these proteins:
- a CDS encoding endonuclease/exonuclease/phosphatase family protein, translating into MTVEDLPGSSTEPSSAVVRVLSYNIRSMRDDTTALARVIRACAPDLVLVQEAPRFFRWRKAAARLAQSTGLVHVTGGATAAGPMILSSLRAHVERTEDVLLPHRPPLHQRGFATAVLRIGGARLGVISTHLSLSPAERYEQAGLLLDRVAAMGEPNVVVGGDFNEPPDRPGFARIAAHLQDGFAVAPWGGEVTNTQAPFQRIDAVFTTKPVEVLGCGVPERVAGVTAIDLYTATDHLPVLAALRIPKA; encoded by the coding sequence ATGACCGTGGAGGATCTGCCGGGTTCAAGCACCGAGCCGTCCTCGGCGGTCGTACGCGTGCTCAGCTACAACATCCGCTCGATGCGGGACGACACGACGGCGCTGGCCCGGGTGATCCGAGCCTGCGCCCCCGATCTCGTCCTGGTCCAAGAGGCTCCGCGGTTCTTCCGATGGCGTAAGGCCGCGGCCCGCCTCGCCCAGTCCACCGGTCTGGTCCATGTGACCGGCGGCGCCACCGCGGCGGGACCGATGATCCTGTCCTCGCTGCGGGCCCATGTGGAGCGCACCGAGGACGTCCTGCTGCCGCACCGTCCGCCGCTGCACCAGCGGGGGTTCGCCACCGCGGTGCTGCGGATCGGCGGTGCCAGGCTCGGCGTGATCAGCACCCACCTCAGCCTCAGCCCGGCCGAGCGCTACGAACAGGCCGGGCTGCTGCTGGACCGGGTGGCCGCGATGGGCGAACCGAACGTGGTGGTCGGCGGCGACTTCAACGAGCCGCCCGACCGCCCCGGCTTCGCCCGTATCGCCGCCCACCTCCAGGACGGCTTCGCCGTCGCCCCGTGGGGCGGCGAGGTCACCAACACCCAGGCGCCCTTCCAGCGGATCGACGCGGTCTTCACGACCAAGCCGGTCGAGGTGCTGGGCTGCGGGGTGCCCGAGCGGGTCGCCGGCGTCACCGCCATCGACCTCTACACGGCCACCGACCACCTGCCGGTGCTGGCCGCGCTGCGTATCCCCAAGGCCTGA
- a CDS encoding glycosyltransferase family 4 protein, which yields MEKTLIVTNDFPPRQGGIQSFVHSMALRLDPDRVVVYASTWKDGTAVARFDAEQPFPVVRDRTKMLLPTPRVTRTAVRLLRSHGCSSVWFGAAAPLGLMAPALRKAGALRLVGTTHGHEAAWAQLPASRQLLRRIGEDTDTLTYLGEYTRSRIASALTGRAAERMVQLPPGVDEKTFHPGSGGAVVRARLGLADRPVVVCVSRLVPRKGQDTLILAMPRILREKPDTALLIVGGGPYRGELEALAERTGVAGSVRFTGPVPGDELPAHFGAGDVFAMPCRTRRGGLDVEGLGIVYLEASATGLPVVAGDSGGAPDAVLDGETGWVVRGGSPEQSAERILALLRDADLRRRMGERGRAWVEESWRWDLLARRLRDLL from the coding sequence ATGGAAAAGACCTTGATCGTCACCAATGACTTCCCGCCGCGCCAGGGCGGTATCCAGTCCTTCGTCCACAGTATGGCGCTGCGCCTCGACCCGGACCGGGTCGTCGTCTACGCCTCGACGTGGAAGGACGGCACCGCGGTCGCGCGGTTCGACGCCGAGCAGCCCTTCCCGGTCGTCAGGGACCGTACGAAGATGCTGCTGCCGACGCCGAGGGTGACGCGGACCGCGGTGCGGCTGCTGCGGAGTCACGGCTGCTCGTCGGTGTGGTTCGGGGCGGCGGCACCGCTGGGCCTGATGGCGCCGGCGCTGCGCAAGGCGGGCGCGCTGCGGCTGGTCGGCACCACGCACGGCCACGAGGCGGCCTGGGCGCAGCTGCCCGCGAGCCGCCAACTGCTGCGCAGGATCGGCGAGGACACCGACACCCTCACCTATCTGGGTGAGTACACCCGTTCCCGTATCGCCTCGGCGCTGACCGGGCGTGCGGCGGAGCGGATGGTCCAACTGCCGCCGGGCGTCGACGAGAAGACCTTCCACCCGGGGTCGGGCGGTGCGGTCGTACGGGCCAGGCTGGGGCTGGCGGACCGCCCGGTCGTGGTGTGCGTGTCGCGGCTGGTGCCGCGCAAGGGCCAGGACACGCTGATCCTGGCGATGCCGCGCATCCTGCGGGAGAAGCCGGACACGGCGCTGCTGATCGTCGGCGGCGGCCCCTACCGCGGCGAGCTGGAGGCGCTCGCCGAGCGCACCGGTGTCGCCGGCTCCGTCCGCTTCACCGGGCCGGTGCCCGGGGACGAGCTGCCCGCCCACTTCGGGGCGGGCGACGTCTTCGCGATGCCGTGCAGGACCCGGCGCGGCGGCCTGGACGTGGAAGGCCTCGGCATCGTCTACCTGGAGGCGTCGGCCACCGGGCTGCCGGTCGTCGCGGGCGACTCGGGCGGCGCCCCCGACGCGGTGCTGGACGGCGAGACCGGCTGGGTGGTGCGCGGCGGCTCGCCCGAGCAGTCCGCCGAGCGCATCCTGGCCCTGCTGCGGGACGCCGACCTGCGCCGCCGGATGGGCGAGCGCGGGCGGGCCTGGGTGGAGGAGTCCTGGCGCTGGGACCTGCTGGCCCGGCGGCTGCGCGACCTGCTCTGA
- a CDS encoding DUF2029 domain-containing protein: protein MRYRHMSGPMPLVVVWALSRALLLVFVFQLLHFPGQGVVYDVSSVYQRWYPTLLSGAFPAHDVTWQYPPGAAAVLVAPGALPFLSYPAAFFWLAFLADAAVLACLLYDASHRSWRLDGAWVWVVGVLLLGPIVYARYDIMATAVGVAALLALRRRPALGGLIAGAGTLIKLWPLLLLIGTPRGRATRRAWLTAGAAVAAGSLLFYATMPGAFSFLTFQRDRGTEIESLGGLALHLARHAGWHGVTALHYGSVEFIGPYVDLVSTLSLALSVLGLCWLLLWRMRARVFTAATPYDAGFTAVLLFTATSRVISPQYLVWLVGIGAVCVSLRESAVRLPVFLLLPAALLTTLEFPVYFAHVVAGDFLGVALILSRNALLCGAGLVACRRVWRAAASPAPSRAPRRLTWSRSSPRP from the coding sequence GTGAGATATCGGCATATGAGCGGCCCGATGCCGCTGGTCGTCGTGTGGGCGCTCAGCCGTGCGCTGCTGCTGGTCTTCGTCTTCCAGCTGCTCCACTTCCCCGGCCAAGGCGTCGTCTACGACGTGTCCTCGGTCTACCAGCGCTGGTATCCGACGCTGCTCTCCGGCGCCTTCCCCGCGCACGACGTGACCTGGCAGTATCCGCCGGGCGCGGCGGCCGTCCTGGTCGCACCGGGCGCCCTGCCCTTCCTCAGCTACCCGGCGGCCTTCTTCTGGCTGGCCTTCCTCGCCGACGCCGCGGTCCTCGCCTGCCTGCTGTACGACGCCTCGCACCGCTCCTGGCGGCTCGACGGGGCATGGGTGTGGGTGGTCGGCGTCCTGCTCCTGGGCCCCATCGTCTACGCCCGCTACGACATCATGGCCACCGCCGTCGGCGTCGCCGCGCTCCTGGCCCTGCGCCGCCGCCCCGCCCTCGGCGGCCTGATCGCCGGAGCCGGCACGCTCATCAAGCTCTGGCCGCTGCTGCTGCTCATCGGCACACCGCGGGGCCGCGCCACCCGCCGCGCCTGGCTCACCGCGGGCGCCGCCGTCGCCGCCGGCTCCCTGCTCTTCTACGCCACCATGCCGGGCGCCTTCTCCTTCCTGACCTTCCAGCGCGACCGCGGCACCGAGATCGAGTCCCTCGGCGGCCTCGCCCTCCACCTCGCCCGGCACGCCGGATGGCACGGCGTCACCGCGCTCCACTACGGCTCCGTGGAATTCATCGGCCCCTACGTGGACCTGGTCAGCACGCTTTCGCTGGCGCTGAGCGTCCTGGGCCTCTGCTGGCTGCTCCTGTGGCGCATGCGGGCCCGCGTCTTCACGGCCGCGACCCCCTACGACGCCGGCTTCACAGCCGTCCTCCTCTTCACCGCCACGAGCCGGGTGATCAGCCCGCAGTATCTTGTGTGGCTGGTCGGCATCGGGGCGGTCTGCGTCTCCCTGCGGGAGAGCGCGGTGCGTCTGCCCGTGTTCCTGCTGCTGCCTGCGGCGCTGCTGACGACCCTGGAATTCCCCGTGTATTTCGCCCACGTCGTCGCCGGCGACTTCCTGGGCGTCGCCCTCATCCTCTCCCGCAACGCGCTGCTCTGCGGGGCCGGCCTTGTCGCCTGCCGCCGCGTCTGGCGTGCCGCCGCCTCCCCCGCGCCTTCCCGGGCCCCGCGCCGCCTCACCTGGTCGCGCAGTTCCCCGCGCCCCTGA